A genome region from Pseudomonas sp. S06B 330 includes the following:
- a CDS encoding SDR family oxidoreductase — translation MTQGKKVVLVVGAGDATGGAIAKRFAREGYIACVTRRSADKLQPLVDEIRAEGGEAHGFASDARKEEEVAALVEQIETTLGPIEAFVFNIGANVPCSILDETARKYFKIWEMACFAGFLTAQAVARRMVTRERGTILFTGATAGLRGAAGFAAFAGAKHGIRALAQSMARELGPRNIHVAHVVVDGAIDTAFIRDSFPERYALKAQDGILDPAHIADSYWFLHAQPRDAWTFELDLRPWMEPW, via the coding sequence ATGACTCAAGGCAAAAAAGTGGTGTTGGTCGTGGGGGCCGGCGATGCAACGGGTGGAGCGATTGCCAAGCGCTTTGCCCGCGAGGGTTATATCGCCTGCGTGACCCGGCGCAGCGCCGACAAACTGCAGCCGTTGGTGGACGAGATTCGTGCCGAGGGCGGTGAAGCTCACGGCTTTGCCTCCGATGCGCGCAAGGAAGAGGAGGTGGCGGCGCTGGTCGAGCAGATTGAAACTACCCTGGGGCCGATTGAAGCCTTCGTGTTCAACATTGGCGCCAACGTGCCCTGCAGTATTCTCGACGAGACGGCGCGCAAGTACTTCAAAATCTGGGAAATGGCCTGTTTCGCTGGCTTCTTGACCGCTCAGGCAGTGGCGCGACGCATGGTTACCCGTGAACGCGGGACTATCCTGTTTACTGGGGCCACTGCCGGTTTGCGGGGGGCTGCTGGTTTTGCCGCATTCGCCGGGGCCAAGCATGGCATCCGCGCCCTGGCGCAAAGCATGGCCCGGGAACTGGGGCCTCGTAACATTCATGTTGCGCACGTGGTGGTGGACGGTGCCATAGACACCGCCTTTATTCGTGACAGCTTCCCAGAGCGCTATGCGCTTAAAGCGCAGGACGGCATCCTTGATCCCGCACACATTGCCGACAGCTATTGGTTCCTGCACGCACAGCCGCGTGATGCCTGGACCTTCGAGCTCGATCTGCGGCCGTGGATGGAACCCTGGTAA
- a CDS encoding class I SAM-dependent methyltransferase — protein sequence MDEAKLQDFMGKLVNDMGAAALLANLILGDELGLYRAMADSQFITPEQLAEKTGCNARLLREWLSAQAASGYMQHQDGRFRLPEEQAMALAIEDSPVYVAGGASVIASLYHDKDKLVAAMRGDGALPWGDHHPCMFSGTERFFRPGYRAHLVAEWLPTLTGVIDKLQSGAKVADVGCGHGASTVIMAQAFPASQFFGYDYHGPSISVSGQRAAEGGVADRAQFIQASAKDFPGKDFDLICYFDCLHDMGDPVGAARHAFEALKDDGSVLLVEPFAHDSLDENSTPVGRLFYAASTFICTPNSLSQDVGLGLGAQAGEARLRAVFEEAGFKHFRRATETPFNLILEARKV from the coding sequence ATGGACGAAGCCAAGCTGCAGGACTTCATGGGAAAACTGGTCAACGACATGGGCGCAGCCGCCCTGCTGGCCAACCTGATTCTCGGTGATGAATTGGGCTTGTATCGGGCCATGGCCGATAGCCAATTCATCACCCCCGAACAACTGGCCGAGAAAACCGGCTGCAACGCCCGACTGTTGCGCGAATGGCTCAGCGCGCAGGCGGCCTCGGGCTATATGCAACACCAGGATGGCCGCTTTCGCTTGCCCGAAGAGCAGGCCATGGCCCTGGCCATCGAAGACTCACCAGTGTATGTCGCCGGTGGTGCGTCGGTGATTGCCAGCCTGTACCACGACAAAGACAAACTGGTGGCAGCCATGCGCGGTGACGGCGCGCTGCCCTGGGGCGACCATCACCCGTGCATGTTCAGCGGCACCGAACGTTTCTTCCGTCCCGGCTACCGCGCGCACCTGGTGGCTGAGTGGCTGCCGACCTTGACCGGGGTGATCGACAAACTGCAAAGCGGCGCCAAAGTCGCTGACGTCGGCTGCGGCCATGGTGCCTCAACCGTAATCATGGCCCAGGCGTTTCCTGCGTCGCAGTTCTTTGGCTATGACTATCACGGACCGTCGATCAGCGTGTCCGGCCAGCGCGCCGCCGAAGGCGGTGTTGCCGATCGCGCGCAGTTCATCCAGGCCAGTGCCAAGGACTTTCCCGGCAAGGACTTTGACCTGATCTGCTACTTCGACTGCCTGCACGACATGGGCGACCCGGTGGGTGCCGCCCGCCATGCCTTCGAAGCGCTCAAAGACGATGGCTCGGTGTTGCTGGTCGAACCCTTTGCCCATGACAGCCTCGATGAAAACAGCACACCAGTGGGCCGCCTGTTCTATGCGGCCTCCACCTTTATCTGCACTCCCAACTCGCTGTCTCAGGACGTCGGTCTTGGCCTTGGGGCGCAGGCTGGGGAAGCGCGCTTGCGGGCAGTGTTCGAAGAGGCCGGCTTCAAACACTTTCGCCGGGCCACTGAAACACCCTTCAACCTGATCCTCGAAGCCCGCAAGGTGTAA
- a CDS encoding TetR/AcrR family transcriptional regulator, with protein sequence MRYSTTHKEQTRQKLLESSGALAKRGGFNATGVAGLMKAIGLTGGAFYNHFPSKDDLFSEVVRRELSNSPMAQQPMNRQRLERCLDQYLSLAHVHNREGGCAIPALGAEIAQAPLPVREEAEHWLRTLHQAWADTLDDPHLAWALLSQCVGALVIARMLANEDSQQEVLKASREFLAEALHERP encoded by the coding sequence GTGCGCTACTCCACCACCCACAAAGAACAAACCCGGCAGAAACTGCTGGAAAGCAGCGGCGCCCTGGCCAAGCGCGGGGGCTTCAATGCCACCGGCGTGGCCGGGCTGATGAAGGCCATCGGCTTGACCGGCGGGGCCTTCTATAACCATTTCCCCTCCAAGGACGACTTGTTCAGCGAAGTCGTGCGCCGGGAGTTGTCCAACAGCCCCATGGCCCAGCAACCGATGAACCGCCAACGGCTTGAGCGGTGCCTGGACCAGTACTTGAGCCTGGCCCATGTGCACAATCGCGAAGGTGGCTGTGCAATACCGGCGTTGGGTGCCGAGATTGCCCAGGCGCCGCTGCCGGTACGGGAAGAAGCCGAACACTGGCTGCGCACCCTGCACCAGGCCTGGGCCGATACCCTTGACGATCCGCACCTGGCCTGGGCATTGCTCAGCCAATGCGTGGGGGCATTGGTGATCGCGCGCATGCTGGCCAACGAAGACAGCCAGCAGGAAGTACTCAAGGCCTCCCGTGAGTTTCTTGCCGAGGCCCTGCATGAAAGGCCTTGA
- a CDS encoding ornithine cyclodeaminase family protein, giving the protein MKLYSRQHLERSMDYSKAVQMLEAGFIAFSRGQVQVPAVQCFDFAQHNGDCCVKSAYISGEDCFTVKVSTGFYDNPRKGLDSNNGLMLVLSARTGLPLALLQDEGWLTCLRTALAGQIVARHLAPREVQAIGILGTGMQARMQLQHLLPVTSCRHVVVWGRQSAALEHYRAFAEQLGCQVETTLDAEYVAAKANLIVTATPSRTALLRSEWIRPGTHITAVGADAPGKQELDAALLGKADRLFVDALAQCSHYGESAHALRAGLIDIDKLLELGRLLSGEVEGRSNDHQITLADLTGVAVQDAQIAQCALACCLAD; this is encoded by the coding sequence ATGAAACTGTACAGCCGCCAGCACCTCGAACGCAGCATGGATTACAGCAAAGCGGTGCAGATGCTCGAAGCCGGCTTCATTGCCTTTTCTCGGGGCCAGGTTCAGGTGCCGGCGGTGCAGTGCTTCGACTTTGCCCAGCATAACGGCGATTGTTGCGTAAAGTCTGCCTACATCAGTGGCGAAGACTGCTTTACCGTGAAAGTCTCTACCGGCTTTTACGACAACCCCCGCAAGGGCCTGGACAGCAACAATGGGCTGATGCTGGTGCTGTCGGCGCGGACCGGGCTGCCCCTGGCGCTGCTTCAGGATGAAGGCTGGCTGACATGCCTGCGTACTGCATTGGCCGGCCAGATCGTTGCCCGACACCTGGCACCCAGGGAGGTACAGGCCATCGGTATTCTCGGCACCGGGATGCAGGCCAGAATGCAGTTGCAGCACCTACTGCCAGTGACCTCCTGCCGTCACGTAGTGGTCTGGGGCCGCCAGTCAGCAGCACTTGAACACTACCGCGCCTTTGCCGAGCAATTGGGTTGCCAGGTTGAAACCACGCTGGACGCCGAGTATGTGGCAGCCAAGGCCAACCTGATCGTCACCGCCACGCCCTCGCGCACAGCCTTGCTGCGCAGTGAGTGGATACGCCCGGGTACGCACATTACAGCCGTGGGCGCTGATGCCCCGGGCAAACAGGAACTTGATGCTGCGCTGCTGGGTAAGGCCGATCGACTGTTCGTCGACGCCCTCGCGCAATGCAGCCACTATGGCGAAAGCGCGCACGCCCTGAGGGCCGGACTGATCGACATCGACAAGCTGCTGGAACTCGGGCGATTGCTCAGCGGCGAGGTCGAAGGCCGCAGCAATGATCACCAGATTACCCTGGCCGACCTCACCGGCGTTGCGGTGCAGGATGCACAAATCGCACAGTGCGCCCTGGCATGCTGTCTGGCCGACTAG
- a CDS encoding threonine/serine dehydratase, which yields MTFDGDLLPGLFAHIQQAHDALRPAVAVTPLSHSPGLSALSGCELYLKCEHLQHTGSFKFRGASNKVRLLTPQQRQQGVITASSGNHGQGVALAGRNAGVPVTVYASSSASAVKLDAIRALGAQVITLDCDPLSVELEAARQAQLQDKHFVSPYNDQQIIAGQGTIGMELMAQQPQLDAVFVAVGGGGMISGIGTALRQLKPQCQVIGCWPANAPTLQRSLQAGRIIEMEEQETLSDGTAGGVEADSITFPICQQVIDATVLVSEAEIRAAMKAVAAHERWIIEGAAGVAMAGALKMAADFQGKRVAVILCGRNIMLEKFLGAVQ from the coding sequence ATGACCTTCGACGGAGATCTTCTTCCAGGACTGTTTGCCCACATCCAGCAAGCCCATGATGCCTTGCGTCCCGCAGTGGCGGTCACACCATTGAGCCATAGCCCCGGATTGTCGGCGCTCAGTGGCTGCGAGTTGTACTTGAAATGCGAACACCTTCAACACACGGGCTCTTTCAAGTTCCGTGGTGCCAGCAACAAGGTGCGTTTGCTCACTCCCCAGCAGCGCCAACAGGGAGTGATCACCGCCTCTTCCGGCAACCATGGCCAGGGCGTCGCCTTGGCCGGTCGTAACGCCGGCGTGCCGGTCACCGTGTATGCCAGCAGCAGCGCATCGGCAGTGAAACTCGACGCCATCCGCGCCCTTGGCGCACAGGTCATCACGTTGGACTGCGACCCACTGAGCGTCGAACTGGAGGCGGCCCGTCAAGCACAGCTGCAAGACAAGCACTTCGTCTCGCCCTACAACGATCAGCAGATCATTGCCGGCCAGGGCACCATTGGCATGGAACTGATGGCGCAGCAGCCACAACTTGATGCAGTGTTCGTGGCGGTTGGCGGTGGCGGCATGATCTCGGGAATAGGTACCGCACTGCGTCAACTCAAGCCGCAGTGCCAGGTGATCGGCTGCTGGCCAGCAAACGCACCCACCCTGCAGCGCTCGTTACAAGCCGGACGCATCATTGAGATGGAGGAACAGGAGACCTTGTCTGACGGCACCGCAGGGGGTGTCGAAGCCGATAGCATCACCTTTCCCATCTGTCAGCAGGTCATCGACGCCACGGTGCTGGTCAGCGAAGCAGAAATCCGTGCGGCGATGAAAGCCGTGGCCGCTCACGAACGCTGGATCATCGAAGGCGCTGCGGGTGTGGCCATGGCCGGCGCGCTAAAAATGGCAGCAGATTTTCAGGGTAAACGGGTCGCAGTGATCCTCTGCGGTCGCAACATCATGCTGGAAAAGTTCCTTGGAGCCGTGCAATGA
- a CDS encoding eCIS core domain-containing protein: MKGLEPLLLSLALLTPLGALAACPAGQYEICLGSCICSPVDPGQAGTVLDDLGRMASSSLAVALQQARDSAAAGTVMPIPLHIRAQLEPFYDFQVLDAARYKVGDQQALDSANALLQNPDVNAVTLIDIIVFRHQADAEDNVALWAHELHHVQQYQTWGVAEFARRYSRDFDAVEAPAYEIQANVSKVLRERASGQAR; this comes from the coding sequence ATGAAAGGCCTTGAACCCCTGCTGCTGAGTCTTGCCTTGCTCACGCCCCTCGGTGCCCTCGCTGCTTGCCCGGCCGGTCAGTATGAAATCTGCCTGGGCAGCTGCATCTGTTCACCCGTCGACCCCGGCCAGGCCGGCACCGTGCTTGACGACCTCGGCCGCATGGCCAGCAGCTCCCTGGCCGTGGCATTGCAACAGGCACGCGATAGCGCGGCGGCCGGTACGGTCATGCCGATTCCGCTGCATATTCGTGCTCAGCTTGAACCTTTCTATGATTTTCAGGTGCTCGATGCGGCGCGCTACAAAGTCGGTGACCAGCAGGCGCTGGACAGCGCCAATGCCCTGCTGCAAAACCCGGACGTCAATGCCGTGACCCTGATCGACATTATCGTCTTCCGACATCAGGCCGATGCCGAAGACAACGTCGCCCTCTGGGCCCATGAACTGCACCATGTGCAGCAATATCAGACCTGGGGCGTGGCAGAATTCGCCCGGCGCTACTCGCGCGACTTCGATGCGGTTGAAGCACCGGCCTACGAGATCCAGGCAAACGTCAGCAAAGTCCTGCGCGAACGAGCGTCCGGCCAGGCGCGCTGA